In a single window of the Dama dama isolate Ldn47 chromosome 33, ASM3311817v1, whole genome shotgun sequence genome:
- the LOC133051082 gene encoding cAMP-regulated phosphoprotein 19-like has protein sequence MSAEVPEAASAEEQKEMEDKVTSPEKAEEAKLKARYPHLGQKSGGSDFLRKLLQKGQKYFDSGDYNMAKAKMKNKQLPTATPDKTEVTGDRIPTPQDLPQWKPSLVASKLAG, from the coding sequence ATGTCTGCAGAAGTCCCCGAGGCAGCCTCCGCGGAGgagcagaaggaaatggaagataAGGTGACGAGTCCAGAGAAAGCTgaagaagcaaaattaaaagcAAGGTACCCTCATCTGGGACAAAAGTCTGGAGGTTCcgattttttaaggaaattattgCAGAAAGGGCAAAAATATTTTGATTCTGGGGATTACAACATGGCTAAAGCAAAAATGAAGAACAAGCAACTTCCTACTGCAACCCCGGATAAGACAGAGGTCACTGGTGACCGCATTCCCACTCCACAGGACCTTCCTCAATGGAAACCATCTCTTGTTGCTAGCAAACTGGCTGGCTGA